In Burkholderia contaminans, the following proteins share a genomic window:
- a CDS encoding YraN family protein, which yields MCHAAPARPGGGRGLVRAGDNFSDAARSKPVGAVFELRARQFLERRGLVFIAANVTMRGGELDLVMREPDGMLVFVEVRARRSVRHGGAAASVGWRKRRRLVAAALQFWARHGAGAACRFDVVAFEAGRLAWLRDAFRADDA from the coding sequence TTGTGCCACGCGGCGCCGGCCCGGCCGGGCGGCGGGCGCGGTTTGGTACGCGCCGGCGACAACTTTTCGGATGCGGCGCGATCCAAACCGGTCGGCGCGGTGTTCGAGCTCCGTGCGCGGCAGTTTCTCGAACGCCGCGGCCTCGTGTTCATCGCCGCGAACGTGACGATGCGCGGCGGCGAGCTCGATCTCGTGATGCGCGAGCCCGACGGCATGCTCGTGTTCGTCGAGGTGCGCGCGCGGCGCAGCGTCCGGCATGGCGGCGCGGCCGCGAGTGTCGGCTGGCGCAAGCGGCGTCGCCTGGTGGCGGCCGCGCTCCAGTTCTGGGCGCGGCACGGCGCCGGCGCCGCGTGCCGCTTCGACGTCGTCGCGTTCGAGGCCGGCCGGCTCGCGTGGTTGCGCGACGCATTTCGTGCCGACGATGCGTAG
- a CDS encoding SIS domain-containing protein, translated as MSVERIQQHFRDSAALHAEAADALSLPIAAAVDAMFAALANGNKIVACGDGPSAAAAHYLAVSLVGGFERERPGLPAIALATDASQGGLAGAVSADQLFAQQVRVLGQTGDILLVLDPAGASPRVLAAIDEAHEREMTVVALTGGEGHAVAAALSDTDIPISVPAVRAARIHEVHLLTIHCLCDGIDAMLLGED; from the coding sequence ATGTCAGTCGAACGTATTCAGCAACATTTCCGCGACAGCGCCGCGCTTCACGCCGAAGCGGCCGACGCGCTGTCGCTGCCGATCGCAGCCGCGGTCGATGCGATGTTCGCCGCGCTGGCGAACGGCAACAAGATCGTCGCGTGTGGTGACGGCCCGTCGGCCGCCGCCGCGCATTACCTCGCCGTGTCGCTCGTCGGCGGCTTCGAGCGCGAGCGCCCGGGCCTGCCCGCGATCGCGCTGGCCACCGATGCGTCGCAGGGCGGCCTCGCGGGCGCGGTGTCCGCCGATCAGCTGTTCGCGCAGCAGGTGCGCGTGCTCGGCCAGACCGGCGACATCCTGCTGGTGCTCGATCCGGCCGGCGCGTCGCCGCGCGTGCTGGCGGCGATCGACGAAGCGCACGAGCGCGAGATGACCGTCGTCGCGCTGACGGGCGGCGAAGGCCATGCGGTCGCCGCCGCGCTGTCCGATACCGATATTCCGATCAGCGTGCCCGCCGTTCGCGCGGCGCGCATCCACGAAGTCCATCTGCTGACCATCCACTGCCTGTGCGACGGCATCGACGCGATGCTGCTGGGTGAGGATTGA